From the Polaribacter gangjinensis genome, the window ATGATTAAAAAAAATTTTATAACCGCTGTTGCATTGATTGCTTTAGTGAGTTTTATGAGTTGTAGTGACAAAGACAAATTCGTTGTTGAAAAAGGAAAAGTTGGTAAGATCACCAAAGAAACAACTATCAAAGAATTAAAAGAAATTTTCAAGAAAGACTCAATTAGCTCTAAAATGAGTGGAAGTGTATCAGAAGACGATTATTTTAAAGAAGAGGATGAATACTTTATTTTTGAAAAAGGAGGAAAACTTTTATTGACAATAACACCAAAAGAGCAACAAGATTCTTTGTCATTAATCAAAAGTATTGAAATTCATGATCAACGTTTTGCTACTAAAAACGGTATCAATTTAGCTTCTACTTTTGCAGAAATTAATACAAATTATAGGTTGAGAGTAGAGTCTACTTTGTTGTCAGTAACCTTGTTTTTAGATGAATTGAATGCGACAATGACAGTTGATAAAGAAGAATTAGGTTTGAAAGATTTTACAATTCAACAAGTATCTTTAGAGCAAATTCCTGATTTGGCAAAAATAAAATCGTTTGTAATTTGGTTTGATTAGGGCGAATTTTTTTATCAAAAAACCGCGCTTTCCATTGTATCTTTTTATGCTGAATTAACTTTTTAAGATTTATTTTAATTTTAGTTTCAGCATAAAAAGGATGCCATTCCAATCGCTTTCGCAAATTCTGATATGAAAAAAAAATACCACATTCAAAAATCACCTTTTATTGTTCCAACCAATGATGGAAAACTCATTGAGGAACATTTTGGTTTAGCTTCTGATAAAAATTCAGCAATCAGTATTGCTCACATGATTGCACCACCAAAATGGAGTGAACCTTTTCAAACACCTGAATTTGATGAATATACATATATCATTAAAGGTAAAAAACAATTTGTGATAGAAAATGAAGTGGTTATTTTATCAGCAGGACAATCTATCAAAATTGAGAAAAATACACGTGTTCAATACTCTAATCCTTTTGAAGAATCGTGCGAATATATTGCCATTTGTACACCCGCTTTTTCTATGGATTTGGTAAATAGGGAAGAGGAGTAATTTTTTTAGAAAAACTAACTTCTCCTTTTACTAGCTAACAACGTATTTTTCAATAACATAGCGATGGTCATTGGGCCAACTCCACCAGGAACAGGAGTAATAAAATCGCATTTTTCAGAAACTTCTTCGAAAGCAACATCACCTACCAAACGAAAACCATTTTGTTTACTTGAATCTGCTAAACGTGTAATACCAACATCAATTACAGTAACATTTTCTTTTATCATATCTGCTTTTAAAAATTCAGGAATTCCAATAGCAGCTACAATTATATCCGCTTGTAATGTAATTTCTTTTAAATTTTTTGTTCTACTGTGACAAATGGTAACAGTGGCATCACCCACTTTTCTTTTTTGAGAAAGTAAAATACTCATTGGGCTTCCAACAATATGACTTCTTCCTAAGACAACTACATGTTTTCCAGAAGTTTGAACATTGTATCGTTCTAATAATTCTAAAATTCCGAATGGAGTTGCTGAGATAAATGTAGGTAAATTCAATGCCATTTTGCCCACATTCATGGGATGAAATCCATCAACATCTTTGTCTGGATCAACAGCCATTAATATTTTTTGTTCGTCAATATGTTTTGGTAAAGGCAATTGAACAATAAAACCATCTATATCTTTATCGATATTTAGAATGGCAATTTCATTTAGTAAATCAGCTTCTGTAGTTTCTTCTGGCAATCGAATCAAGGTCGATTCAAATCCTACACGTTCACAAGCCTTAACTTTTGCATTTACGTAGGTGATACTTGCGCCATCATTTCCTACAATAATTGCTGCTAAATGAGGTTTTTTATGACCTTTTTCAATCAAATTTGATACTTCTAATGCTATTTCTGCTTTGATATCAGCAGCTGTTTTTTTTCCGTCTAATAAAGTCATTTTACTTTTAAAATATAAATTTTTATAGTGATGTTAAAATTATTGAATTCTTTCAGAATAGTATAGTTATTATGTAAACTTTTTAGTTCTTCCTCTGTTAAATTATAAATATTAGAATAGAATACATATTTTTCTACTCCTGTAAATTTTAAAAATGATCTTTGATCTCCGCTAAAATCAATCAAATCTAATGTTGTGTAATTTGGAAAAAAACTAGCAACAGACTCTACATCAATATTATTTTTATTCAAATAATCAATTGCTTCCAAACGCATTGAATGATAAGGTACATGCCCTAAGGTAGCTCTAAATGCAGTAGATATTGGAGCAGGATATATCCAAAGGTTACCAATTAATAAACCAAAAA encodes:
- a CDS encoding cupin domain-containing protein produces the protein MKKKYHIQKSPFIVPTNDGKLIEEHFGLASDKNSAISIAHMIAPPKWSEPFQTPEFDEYTYIIKGKKQFVIENEVVILSAGQSIKIEKNTRVQYSNPFEESCEYIAICTPAFSMDLVNREEE
- the folD gene encoding bifunctional methylenetetrahydrofolate dehydrogenase/methenyltetrahydrofolate cyclohydrolase FolD, translated to MTLLDGKKTAADIKAEIALEVSNLIEKGHKKPHLAAIIVGNDGASITYVNAKVKACERVGFESTLIRLPEETTEADLLNEIAILNIDKDIDGFIVQLPLPKHIDEQKILMAVDPDKDVDGFHPMNVGKMALNLPTFISATPFGILELLERYNVQTSGKHVVVLGRSHIVGSPMSILLSQKRKVGDATVTICHSRTKNLKEITLQADIIVAAIGIPEFLKADMIKENVTVIDVGITRLADSSKQNGFRLVGDVAFEEVSEKCDFITPVPGGVGPMTIAMLLKNTLLASKRRS